In Clostridium sp. DL-VIII, the following proteins share a genomic window:
- the pflA gene encoding pyruvate formate-lyase-activating protein, whose product MVRGNIHSIETMGLVDGPGIRVVVFFQGCALRCKFCHNPDTWACSGGEEYTPEELVKKIERFKTYFASSGGGVTFSGGEPLRQPEFLLEVLKLCKIKGIHTCIDTAGYGFGNYDEILKYTDLVLFDIKHYTREGYKNITLMEIDESLNFLEAMKRNNTKMWIRHVVVPGLTDEETHLRSLKEFIDTIPNVEKVELLPYHMLGVNKYEGLGIKYPLEGIKAMDKELTKKYQKDIFK is encoded by the coding sequence ATGGTAAGAGGAAACATTCATTCAATAGAAACAATGGGCCTTGTAGATGGACCTGGGATCAGGGTTGTAGTATTCTTTCAAGGCTGTGCATTAAGATGTAAATTTTGCCATAATCCTGATACCTGGGCTTGTAGTGGTGGGGAAGAATATACACCTGAAGAATTAGTTAAAAAAATTGAGAGATTTAAAACTTATTTTGCAAGCAGTGGTGGAGGAGTAACATTCTCTGGTGGAGAGCCTTTAAGGCAGCCTGAATTCCTTTTAGAAGTTTTGAAGCTATGTAAAATTAAAGGAATTCATACATGTATTGATACAGCAGGATATGGATTTGGAAATTATGATGAAATATTAAAATATACAGATCTAGTATTGTTTGATATAAAACATTATACAAGAGAAGGTTATAAAAACATTACACTTATGGAGATAGATGAATCATTAAATTTTCTAGAGGCAATGAAAAGAAACAATACTAAGATGTGGATAAGACATGTTGTAGTTCCAGGATTAACGGATGAAGAAACGCATCTAAGAAGCCTTAAGGAATTTATAGATACAATACCTAATGTTGAAAAAGTTGAACTTTTGCCGTATCATATGTTAGGAGTAAATAAATACGAAGGCCTTGGAATAAAATATCCTTTAGAAGGTATAAAAGCTATGGATAAGGAACTAACAAAGAAATATCAAAAAGATATATTCAAATAA
- the pyrF gene encoding orotidine-5'-phosphate decarboxylase translates to MTSYIIDKLYDRVEKRGVVCVGLDTALDYVPEHIKSGKTPSEAIFEFNKQVIDATCDVAACFKVQIAYYEALGIEGLIAYKKTLDYLKEKDEIIIADIKRGDIAATATMYAKAHFEGDFEADFITLSPYMGMDSIEPYMPYLEKGNKGVFSLVRTSNPGAEDIEYLDTTENKKVYEVVADKITEMSKECTGKCGYTAIGGVIGCTHVEEGVKIRKTYNNMFFLIPGYGAQGGTAEDVALYLNNGNGGVVNSSRGILLAYKKANKPEEFALCAREEAIKMRDAIKEAVIKSVNS, encoded by the coding sequence ATGACAAGTTATATAATTGATAAGCTATATGATAGAGTTGAAAAAAGAGGCGTTGTATGTGTTGGACTTGATACAGCCTTAGATTATGTGCCAGAACATATAAAGAGTGGCAAGACTCCAAGTGAGGCAATATTTGAGTTTAATAAGCAAGTTATAGATGCAACATGTGATGTCGCTGCATGTTTTAAAGTTCAAATAGCATATTATGAAGCCTTAGGAATAGAAGGATTAATTGCTTATAAGAAGACGTTAGACTACTTGAAAGAAAAGGACGAAATAATAATAGCAGATATAAAAAGAGGAGATATAGCGGCGACTGCAACAATGTATGCTAAAGCTCATTTTGAAGGAGATTTTGAAGCTGATTTTATAACATTGAGCCCTTATATGGGAATGGACAGCATTGAACCGTATATGCCTTATTTAGAAAAAGGAAATAAGGGGGTATTCAGCTTGGTGAGAACATCAAATCCAGGGGCAGAAGACATTGAGTATTTAGATACTACAGAAAATAAAAAAGTTTATGAAGTGGTAGCGGATAAAATAACAGAAATGAGCAAAGAGTGTACAGGGAAATGCGGATATACTGCAATTGGTGGAGTTATAGGATGTACCCATGTTGAAGAAGGAGTAAAAATAAGAAAAACATATAATAATATGTTCTTCTTAATTCCTGGATATGGAGCTCAAGGGGGAACAGCCGAAGATGTTGCATTATATTTAAATAATGGTAATGGTGGAGTTGTTAATTCGTCAAGAGGTATACTGCTAGCCTATAAGAAAGCAAATAAACCAGAAGAATTTGCCCTATGCGCTAGAGAAGAAGCAATAAAAATGAGAGATGCAATTAAAGAGGCAGTAATTAAATCAGTTAACAGTTAA
- a CDS encoding serine hydrolase has translation MKEIKRYLESRIGTYSFFFEDLGSGFTYGYNENVQMTSAGCMKLPIAVSVIRYVEDGNASFLDKIKIEEEDKVYGTGILHEFDNREYTVFELLVAMLIQSDNTAANKLIDIVGMDRINDDIEAQGLKNTKLNRKTSDERAASTGVENITSALDLSKIWKHLYDGRFLSEKNSKMLIDILQRQQMKNKLALYIPDDLKYEISSKTGDKTSVENDTALIRTEKGSFTFTVLSMGIPNSVYGTVTLAKSGKMMWDSITNNF, from the coding sequence ATGAAAGAAATTAAGAGATATTTAGAGTCTAGAATAGGAACATATTCATTTTTTTTCGAGGACTTAGGAAGCGGTTTTACTTATGGATATAATGAAAATGTGCAAATGACAAGTGCTGGATGTATGAAACTGCCGATAGCTGTATCAGTGATAAGATATGTTGAAGATGGAAATGCATCGTTTTTAGATAAGATAAAGATTGAAGAAGAGGATAAAGTTTATGGAACAGGAATACTCCATGAATTTGATAATAGAGAATATACTGTGTTTGAATTACTAGTTGCAATGCTTATTCAAAGCGATAATACTGCAGCAAATAAACTTATAGATATTGTTGGCATGGATAGAATAAATGATGATATAGAAGCTCAAGGCTTAAAGAATACAAAGTTGAATAGAAAAACTTCAGATGAGAGAGCTGCAAGTACTGGTGTTGAGAATATAACAAGCGCTCTAGATCTATCAAAGATTTGGAAGCATCTATATGATGGAAGATTTTTGAGTGAAAAGAACAGCAAAATGCTTATAGATATATTACAAAGGCAGCAGATGAAAAATAAATTGGCACTTTATATACCTGATGATTTGAAATATGAGATTTCAAGCAAAACAGGTGATAAAACTAGTGTTGAAAATGATACAGCATTAATCCGCACCGAAAAAGGAAGTTTTACATTTACCGTTTTATCAATGGGGATTCCGAATAGTGTGTATGGAACTGTAACGCTTGCTAAAAGTGGTAAAATGATGTGGGATAGCATTACTAATAATTTTTAA
- a CDS encoding dihydroorotate dehydrogenase, protein MLKVNINGVEFKNPVIAASGTFGFGEEFNDFYDVGILGGISSKGLTINPKQGNEGIRVFETPSGMMNSVGLQNPGIDAFIHNELLSMKKLGTNVIANIGGGCLEDYIEAVTKINETDVDMIELNISCPNVKHGGMAFGIKSDVAYGVVKEIKSIVKKPLMVKLSPNAEDIVDMALKCQEAGADSISLINTLKGMAIDVYKRKPVFNNITAGLSGPAVKPIALRMVYEVSKAVDIPVIGLGGISNGKDAIEFMMAGASAVQIGTINFVNPMAGKEIIEEMEAFLKEQGIKDINEIVGII, encoded by the coding sequence TTGTTGAAGGTAAATATTAACGGAGTAGAATTTAAAAATCCTGTAATTGCTGCATCAGGAACTTTTGGTTTTGGTGAAGAATTTAATGATTTTTATGACGTAGGAATTTTAGGTGGAATATCTTCAAAGGGTCTAACAATAAATCCAAAACAAGGCAATGAGGGAATTAGAGTATTTGAAACTCCATCAGGAATGATGAATTCAGTTGGACTTCAAAATCCAGGAATAGATGCATTTATACATAATGAACTTCTAAGTATGAAAAAGCTTGGGACTAATGTTATAGCTAATATTGGCGGAGGCTGTTTAGAGGATTATATTGAAGCTGTAACTAAAATTAATGAAACAGATGTGGATATGATTGAACTCAATATATCCTGCCCAAACGTAAAGCACGGAGGAATGGCCTTTGGAATAAAATCAGATGTAGCATATGGGGTTGTTAAAGAAATCAAGTCAATAGTTAAGAAACCATTGATGGTTAAATTATCACCAAATGCAGAAGATATAGTTGATATGGCCTTAAAATGTCAGGAAGCGGGTGCAGATTCCATTTCGCTTATAAATACATTAAAGGGAATGGCAATTGATGTATATAAAAGAAAGCCAGTATTTAATAATATAACAGCAGGTTTATCCGGGCCAGCAGTAAAGCCAATTGCACTTAGAATGGTTTATGAAGTATCAAAAGCAGTAGATATTCCAGTGATAGGACTTGGGGGGATATCTAATGGTAAAGATGCTATTGAATTTATGATGGCAGGAGCAAGTGCAGTGCAGATAGGAACAATTAACTTTGTGAATCCTATGGCAGGAAAAGAAATAATTGAAGAAATGGAAGCTTTCTTAAAAGAACAAGGGATTAAAGATATAAATGAAATTGTAGGAATAATTTAA
- the surE gene encoding 5'/3'-nucleotidase SurE, with translation MNILITNDDGINAPGIISLAKEVSKAHNITIVAPREQKSASSHSISLHHPIKIREEVIEGLNCKAYSVAGTPADCTQVGIAFLKDDIDLVISGVNYGLNAGIDILYSGTVSAAIEGAIYSIPSIAVSMDLSKENREEDYSKAIFWLMKVLDIAKEKYFKSDIVLNVNVPSLSNGDIKGIKVCKIGKTTYKNEYVLLESNAEDKAYKIKGTRNDIEKDETDLYYLSQGYVTLTPLHFDFTSFKLLDEVKDVFEK, from the coding sequence ATGAATATTTTAATTACAAATGACGATGGAATTAATGCTCCTGGAATAATTTCTTTGGCAAAAGAAGTTTCTAAGGCGCATAATATTACAATCGTTGCACCTAGAGAACAGAAAAGTGCTTCAAGCCATTCTATATCTCTGCATCATCCTATAAAAATAAGAGAAGAAGTTATTGAGGGATTAAACTGTAAAGCATATAGTGTAGCGGGTACACCTGCTGATTGTACACAAGTAGGAATAGCTTTTTTAAAAGATGATATAGATTTAGTAATATCAGGAGTAAATTATGGCTTAAATGCAGGCATTGATATTTTATATTCAGGTACAGTTTCAGCTGCTATAGAAGGAGCAATTTATAGTATTCCATCAATTGCAGTATCTATGGATTTATCAAAAGAGAATAGGGAAGAAGATTATTCAAAGGCTATATTTTGGCTTATGAAAGTACTAGATATAGCAAAAGAGAAATATTTTAAAAGTGATATTGTTTTAAATGTCAATGTACCTAGTTTAAGCAATGGAGATATAAAAGGAATTAAAGTTTGCAAGATCGGGAAAACAACATACAAAAATGAGTATGTCCTCTTAGAAAGTAATGCTGAAGATAAAGCGTATAAAATTAAAGGAACTAGAAATGATATTGAAAAGGATGAAACAGATTTATATTATTTATCACAAGGATATGTTACTTTAACGCCGCTTCATTTTGATTTTACAAGTTTTAAATTGTTAGATGAGGTTAAAGACGTTTTTGAAAAATAA
- a CDS encoding rubredoxin, with product MKKYVCEVCGYIYDPELGDPDGGIDPHVDFENLPDYWVCPICSFNKDNFSVLE from the coding sequence ATGAAAAAATATGTTTGTGAAGTATGTGGATATATTTATGACCCTGAACTTGGAGATCCTGATGGTGGAATTGATCCACACGTAGATTTTGAAAATTTGCCAGATTATTGGGTATGTCCTATCTGTTCTTTCAACAAAGATAATTTTTCAGTTCTTGAATAA
- the pflB gene encoding formate C-acetyltransferase, protein MVKQWEGFKEGTWQEGIDVRNFIQKNYRLYEGDSSFLEGKTEKTSKVWEKAYALIVEEVKRGIIDVATDRVSGIDNYEAGYIDKDNEVIVGLQTDAPLKRIVNPFGGMRMVQSSLKEYGYELDPDIEKHFSRYRKTHNEGVFDAYTKEIRAARSAGLLTGLPDAYGRGRIIGDYRRVPLYGIDYLIEEKKKDLDNLNGDMLDELVRKREEVSMQIRALSEIKSMASKYGIDISKPASNAKEAAQYLYFGYLAGIKENNGAATSFGRTSTFLDIYIERDLESGLITEKEAQEIVDQLIIKLRLVRHLRTPEYNELFGGDPTWVTESIGGVGINGKPLVTKNSFRYLHTLINLGTSAEPNLTVLWSDRLPESFKKYCAEISIKTDSIQYENDEVMRPVYGDDYAIACCVSAMKVGKQMQFFGARANVAKSLLYAINGGVDELKGIKVVPDIERITDEILDFNKVKANYFKVLEYVAKTYVDTMNIIHFMHDKYAYEAGQMALHDTMVERLMAFGIAGLSVAIDSLSAVKYAKVKPIRNEEGIAVDFEVEGDFPKYGNDDDRADDLGVELVTKFSGELKKHPLYRNAKHTLSALTITSNVMYGKKTGTTPDGRKKGEPLAPGANPMHGRDINGALASLNSVAKIPYNEICQDGVSNTFSIVPDALGKDEDQKINNLVAILDGYFVQGAHHLNVNVLNRQTLIDAMENPDKYPTLTIRVSGYAVNFSRLSKEQQLEVISRTFHESI, encoded by the coding sequence ATGGTTAAACAATGGGAAGGATTTAAAGAAGGAACTTGGCAAGAAGGAATTGACGTAAGAAATTTTATACAAAAGAATTATAGATTGTATGAAGGCGATTCTAGCTTTCTAGAAGGAAAAACAGAAAAGACAAGTAAAGTATGGGAGAAAGCTTATGCTTTAATAGTTGAAGAAGTTAAAAGGGGAATTATTGATGTTGCTACAGATAGAGTGTCAGGAATTGATAACTATGAAGCAGGATATATAGATAAAGATAATGAAGTTATAGTTGGACTTCAAACAGATGCACCTCTTAAGAGAATAGTAAATCCATTTGGTGGAATGAGAATGGTTCAAAGTTCATTAAAAGAATATGGATATGAGCTTGATCCAGATATTGAAAAACATTTTTCAAGATATAGAAAGACTCATAATGAAGGGGTTTTTGATGCATATACAAAAGAAATAAGAGCTGCAAGAAGTGCAGGACTTTTAACAGGACTTCCAGATGCTTATGGAAGAGGAAGAATAATAGGAGATTACAGAAGAGTACCTCTTTATGGAATAGATTATTTAATAGAAGAAAAGAAAAAGGATTTAGATAACCTTAATGGAGATATGCTGGATGAATTGGTAAGAAAAAGAGAAGAGGTATCTATGCAGATTAGAGCCTTAAGTGAAATTAAATCAATGGCATCAAAATATGGAATTGATATATCTAAACCAGCATCAAATGCTAAGGAAGCGGCTCAATATTTATATTTTGGGTATTTAGCAGGAATTAAAGAAAATAATGGAGCAGCAACTTCATTTGGAAGAACTTCAACATTTTTAGATATCTATATCGAAAGAGATTTAGAATCAGGATTAATAACAGAAAAAGAAGCTCAGGAAATAGTTGATCAATTAATAATTAAATTGAGACTAGTTAGACATTTAAGAACTCCAGAATACAACGAATTATTTGGAGGAGACCCAACATGGGTAACTGAATCAATTGGTGGCGTAGGCATAAATGGTAAACCTCTTGTAACTAAAAATTCGTTTAGATATTTGCATACATTAATTAACCTTGGAACATCAGCAGAACCTAACCTTACAGTTTTATGGTCAGATAGATTGCCAGAAAGTTTCAAGAAATATTGTGCAGAAATTTCAATAAAGACAGATTCTATTCAATATGAAAATGATGAGGTTATGAGACCAGTGTATGGTGATGATTATGCTATAGCCTGCTGTGTATCAGCAATGAAGGTTGGAAAGCAAATGCAGTTCTTTGGAGCTAGAGCAAATGTTGCTAAATCACTTTTATATGCTATTAATGGTGGAGTAGATGAATTAAAAGGAATAAAGGTAGTACCAGATATAGAAAGAATAACTGATGAAATTCTTGATTTTAATAAAGTTAAAGCAAATTATTTTAAGGTTTTAGAGTATGTTGCAAAAACTTATGTGGATACTATGAATATAATCCACTTTATGCATGACAAATATGCATATGAAGCAGGACAAATGGCTTTACATGATACTATGGTAGAAAGATTGATGGCTTTTGGTATAGCTGGGCTTTCAGTAGCTATAGATTCATTATCTGCAGTTAAGTATGCTAAGGTTAAGCCAATCAGAAATGAAGAGGGAATAGCAGTAGACTTTGAAGTAGAAGGCGATTTCCCTAAATACGGAAACGATGATGATAGAGCAGATGATTTAGGAGTGGAATTAGTAACTAAATTCTCAGGCGAGCTTAAAAAGCATCCATTATACAGAAATGCTAAACATACACTATCAGCATTAACAATTACATCAAATGTAATGTATGGAAAGAAGACAGGAACAACTCCAGATGGAAGAAAGAAGGGTGAGCCACTTGCACCAGGAGCAAATCCAATGCATGGAAGAGATATAAATGGAGCGTTAGCATCACTAAACTCAGTAGCTAAGATACCATATAATGAAATCTGCCAAGATGGAGTTTCTAATACATTCTCAATTGTGCCAGATGCTCTTGGAAAAGATGAAGATCAAAAGATCAATAATTTAGTTGCAATATTAGATGGATATTTTGTTCAAGGAGCACATCATTTGAATGTTAATGTTCTTAACAGACAAACACTTATTGATGCAATGGAAAATCCAGATAAATATCCAACACTTACAATAAGAGTTTCAGGATATGCAGTTAACTTCAGCAGGCTATCAAAAGAACAACAACTTGAAGTTATAAGCAGAACCTTCCATGAAAGCATTTAG
- a CDS encoding dihydroorotate dehydrogenase electron transfer subunit, translating into MAIAYRNARVISNEEISKDIYKLILEDHNEINAGQFYMLKINGQTLLPRPISICEKKENALTFLYAVVGNGTKEYAKLKENDEISITGPLGNGFDLNKDYGKVALVAGGIGTAPMLELAKRLREKSKEQKIDLYAGFRDDVYLIDELKEYANEAYISTNTGKHGHKGFVTELLKPEAYDTVLCCGPEVMMKKVVEMCKEKNTKVYVSMEKHMACGVGACLVCTCKTKDGHKRTCKDGPVFDGYYVEL; encoded by the coding sequence ATGGCTATAGCTTACAGAAATGCAAGAGTAATTTCAAATGAAGAAATTTCAAAAGATATATATAAATTAATATTAGAGGATCATAATGAAATAAATGCTGGTCAATTTTATATGTTAAAAATCAATGGTCAAACACTTTTACCAAGACCTATAAGCATATGTGAAAAGAAGGAAAATGCATTAACATTTTTATATGCAGTAGTTGGAAATGGCACTAAAGAGTATGCAAAGCTTAAAGAAAATGATGAAATAAGCATAACAGGACCTCTTGGAAATGGTTTTGATTTGAATAAGGATTATGGTAAAGTTGCATTAGTTGCAGGGGGAATAGGAACTGCACCTATGCTTGAACTTGCAAAGAGATTAAGAGAAAAGAGCAAGGAACAGAAAATAGATTTATATGCAGGTTTTAGAGATGACGTTTACTTAATAGATGAATTAAAAGAATATGCAAATGAGGCTTATATATCCACAAATACTGGAAAACATGGACATAAGGGGTTTGTTACAGAACTTTTAAAGCCGGAGGCATATGATACAGTTTTATGCTGTGGACCAGAAGTTATGATGAAAAAAGTTGTAGAGATGTGCAAAGAAAAGAATACTAAGGTTTATGTGTCTATGGAAAAACATATGGCTTGTGGAGTAGGTGCTTGTTTAGTATGTACGTGCAAGACAAAAGATGGACATAAGAGAACTTGTAAAGATGGCCCAGTTTTCGATGGATACTATGTAGAATTATAA
- the pyrB gene encoding aspartate carbamoyltransferase — translation MKKDIKHLIEPMDFTVEELNELFNLAHQIIAHPKDFSNICDGKILATLFYEPSTRTRLSFEAAMMRLGGKILGFSEPNSTSISKGETLADTIKMVSIYSDIIAMRHPKEGAAKVASLYSNVPIINAGDGGHQHPTQTLADLLTITSLKDGLNNHVIGICGDLKFGRTVHSLIKAMSRYHNNKFVLISPKELSIPQYIREEILEKKNIEYIEVEKLEDVISNLDILYMTRVQKERFFNEEQYLRLKDSYILDKTKMEAAKNDMIVMHPLPRVNEIAYEVDEDNRASYFKQAEYGMYVRMALMIKLLGVM, via the coding sequence ATGAAAAAAGACATTAAACATTTGATTGAACCTATGGATTTTACTGTAGAAGAATTAAATGAACTGTTTAACTTAGCACATCAAATAATAGCACATCCAAAAGATTTTTCTAATATATGTGATGGAAAAATCTTAGCTACTTTATTTTATGAACCAAGCACAAGAACTAGATTAAGCTTTGAAGCTGCTATGATGAGGCTTGGTGGTAAAATTCTTGGTTTTTCAGAACCAAATTCAACATCAATTTCAAAAGGAGAAACATTAGCTGATACTATAAAAATGGTATCTATATATTCAGATATCATAGCTATGAGACATCCGAAAGAAGGAGCAGCAAAAGTTGCAAGTCTGTATTCAAATGTTCCAATAATTAATGCAGGAGATGGTGGACATCAACATCCAACTCAAACATTAGCAGATTTACTTACAATTACAAGCTTAAAAGACGGTTTAAATAATCATGTGATTGGAATTTGTGGGGATTTAAAATTCGGAAGAACTGTACATTCACTTATAAAAGCGATGTCAAGATATCATAACAATAAATTTGTTTTAATATCACCAAAAGAACTTTCAATACCTCAATATATAAGAGAAGAAATTTTGGAAAAGAAGAATATTGAATATATAGAAGTGGAAAAATTAGAAGATGTAATTTCAAATTTAGATATTTTATATATGACAAGAGTTCAAAAGGAAAGATTCTTTAATGAAGAACAATATTTAAGATTAAAAGATAGTTACATACTAGATAAAACAAAGATGGAAGCTGCAAAAAATGACATGATTGTAATGCATCCTCTTCCAAGAGTAAACGAAATCGCATACGAAGTAGATGAGGATAATAGAGCTTCATATTTCAAACAGGCAGAGTATGGAATGTATGTAAGAATGGCATTAATGATTAAACTTTTGGGGGTGATGTAA
- a CDS encoding dihydroorotase has protein sequence MELLIKNARIIDVTQDFYGDIYIKDGIIREIGESISKDNVQIINCEGKILMPAFIDTHAHFRDPGLTWKEDIETGSKAALKGGYTGVCLMANTKPICSSKETLEYVRNKSKELNLIDIHQCISVTKNFDGVTLSHLEELQNDPKIRAISDDGIGVSNSNTMLEAMKIAKKNNWVIMSHAESPEFSKVDMRIAENMMTVRDVELAKLSKARLHMCHVSTKEAIKYVIEGKMSGANITLEVTPHHIALTRDINDYRVNPPIREKEDVYAIISAIKLGMVDTIGTDHAPHTKEEKKNGSPGMVGIETAFSICYTKLVKENHVSLNKLSELMSFNPAKLLGMNKGKISVGIDGDLVLIDINKKIRVDPEKFESKGRNTPFDGMEFYGEVLTTIKAGEIKYNSCNS, from the coding sequence ATGGAACTATTAATTAAAAATGCAAGGATAATAGATGTAACTCAAGATTTTTATGGAGATATCTATATTAAAGATGGGATAATAAGAGAAATAGGAGAAAGTATATCTAAAGATAATGTGCAGATAATTAATTGTGAGGGAAAAATTTTGATGCCGGCGTTTATAGATACTCATGCTCATTTCAGAGATCCTGGACTTACTTGGAAAGAAGATATTGAAACAGGTTCTAAAGCAGCACTTAAAGGTGGTTATACAGGAGTATGCTTAATGGCAAATACCAAGCCTATCTGCTCATCTAAAGAAACCTTGGAATATGTGAGAAATAAATCAAAGGAACTGAATTTAATAGACATACATCAATGTATATCAGTAACAAAAAATTTTGATGGGGTAACTTTAAGTCACTTAGAAGAGCTTCAGAATGATCCTAAAATTAGAGCAATCTCGGATGATGGCATTGGAGTGTCAAATTCTAATACTATGCTTGAAGCAATGAAGATCGCTAAGAAAAATAACTGGGTTATAATGTCCCATGCAGAAAGTCCGGAATTTTCAAAAGTAGATATGAGAATAGCTGAAAATATGATGACCGTAAGAGATGTAGAATTGGCAAAACTTAGCAAGGCGAGATTACATATGTGCCATGTTAGTACGAAAGAAGCTATAAAATATGTTATTGAGGGAAAGATGAGTGGAGCAAATATAACACTAGAAGTTACTCCGCATCATATAGCTCTGACAAGAGATATAAATGATTATAGAGTTAATCCGCCAATTAGGGAAAAAGAAGATGTGTATGCAATAATAAGTGCCATTAAATTAGGAATGGTAGATACAATAGGAACAGATCATGCGCCGCATACAAAAGAAGAAAAGAAAAATGGTTCGCCAGGAATGGTTGGGATCGAGACAGCTTTTTCAATCTGCTATACAAAATTAGTTAAGGAAAATCATGTTTCTCTAAATAAATTAAGTGAACTTATGTCATTTAATCCAGCTAAGCTTCTAGGAATGAATAAAGGGAAGATTAGTGTAGGAATAGATGGTGACTTAGTACTAATTGATATTAATAAGAAAATAAGAGTTGATCCAGAAAAGTTTGAGTCAAAAGGCAGAAATACACCATTTGATGGAATGGAGTTTTACGGAGAAGTGCTAACAACAATAAAAGCTGGAGAAATCAAATATAATTCATGTAACAGCTAA
- a CDS encoding aspartate carbamoyltransferase regulatory subunit, which produces MLEITSIKNGIVLDHIQAGVGVKIFNYLGLDANDYSVALIINADSKKLGKKDIIKIENCDELNYTVLALLSPTVTICEVREEKIVNKVRPTLPSKVHNIIKCKNPSCITSTEEYVPHSFVLVDEENGRYRCEYCDEITKLSEL; this is translated from the coding sequence ATGCTAGAGATAACAAGTATTAAAAATGGAATAGTCTTGGATCATATACAAGCAGGAGTTGGAGTTAAGATATTTAATTATTTAGGATTAGATGCTAATGACTATAGCGTTGCACTTATAATTAATGCTGATAGTAAAAAGCTTGGTAAAAAGGATATTATAAAGATAGAAAATTGTGATGAACTTAATTATACTGTTTTGGCATTACTTTCACCAACAGTAACTATATGTGAAGTTAGAGAAGAGAAGATTGTTAATAAGGTTAGACCAACACTTCCAAGCAAAGTTCATAACATAATAAAATGCAAAAATCCAAGCTGCATAACAAGTACTGAGGAGTATGTACCTCATTCATTTGTTTTGGTAGATGAAGAAAATGGAAGATATAGGTGTGAATACTGCGATGAAATAACAAAACTTTCAGAATTATAG
- the pyrE gene encoding orotate phosphoribosyltransferase, translating into MKEYKREFIDFMIECGVLTFGDFVTKSGRKTPFFVNTGNYQTGKQLKKLGEFYAEAIKENFEDDYDVLFGPAYKGIPLSVTTAIALSDSFDIDVRYCSNRKEIKDHGDKGILLGSKLNDGDKVLIVEDVTTAGTSIYETMPILKSAGDVNVKGLIISVDRMERGQGEKSALVEIREKFGFKTCAIVTMAEVIEYLYNKEINGTILITDEVKGRIDEYYKQYGAK; encoded by the coding sequence ATGAAGGAATATAAGAGAGAATTTATTGATTTTATGATTGAATGCGGAGTATTAACATTTGGAGATTTTGTTACTAAGAGCGGAAGAAAGACGCCTTTCTTTGTTAATACAGGTAATTATCAAACAGGAAAACAATTAAAAAAGCTTGGTGAATTTTATGCAGAGGCTATAAAAGAGAATTTTGAGGACGATTATGATGTACTATTTGGACCTGCTTATAAAGGAATTCCATTAAGTGTTACTACAGCTATAGCACTTTCAGATTCGTTTGATATTGATGTTAGATATTGTTCAAATAGAAAAGAAATAAAGGATCACGGAGACAAGGGAATTCTTTTAGGAAGTAAATTGAATGATGGAGATAAGGTGTTGATAGTTGAAGATGTTACAACAGCGGGAACTTCAATTTATGAAACTATGCCTATCTTAAAAAGTGCAGGAGATGTTAATGTTAAAGGACTTATAATATCAGTGGATAGGATGGAAAGAGGCCAGGGAGAAAAATCTGCACTTGTAGAAATTAGAGAAAAATTTGGATTTAAAACTTGTGCCATAGTAACAATGGCTGAAGTAATAGAATATTTATATAACAAAGAAATTAATGGAACTATTCTTATAACTGATGAAGTTAAAGGAAGAATAGATGAATACTATAAACAATATGGTGCAAAATAA